From a single Molothrus ater isolate BHLD 08-10-18 breed brown headed cowbird chromosome Z, BPBGC_Mater_1.1, whole genome shotgun sequence genomic region:
- the RMI1 gene encoding recQ-mediated genome instability protein 1, protein MSTSSIVARVETWLSSTWHVKVPLAWLEACINWIQEENSGSNLSQAQINKQVFEQWLLTDLRDLEYPILPNCILDTPKGELSGCFSIQIDSLVDVSQPAYSQLQKLRGKSTVNEEVTASTQTFQKPWEAKPTRMLMLQLTDGVHQIQGMEYQPVPVLCSNLPPGTKITVQGNIAYRLGVLLLKPENVKLLGGEVDALLEDYCQERVLARLIGEAENPNSVGQAGHEQIFSRPVDELEQTLGPSDEELLASLDENNEFTLNKITSLESGYCSRSNNFNTASGSLSPHNGNVLLQKSGSPLPHSDEQVSPPIEYADGFLNDFPLEDDFLLEEEMQREMEDVPPVEMNRNIDLITGRLPHTSRNSCNSSLNGTGEEDNVNERDKPREAISNEKNMRRTIFDEDGNSISNFLPHKGLHQTCSSSAFSLETPPEERQNYTDLDESRCKHQHTSDSRVLNDDPVFSLKMDPEGGQQRPDSQMFPCKAVETRLDLDSPPFTYISLLLAKKPETVRLLKVKCFIVTLTGNLTKSNGSWGIKAKISDGSAYLEVDFANDILTSFIGFSVPEINELKKDPALRLKLKDGLEKCQKQLIDLCCLMTIEFNPFQSKATVLILQDADARHLEQLKKRLNK, encoded by the coding sequence atgtctaCGTCTAGCATTGTTGCAAGAGTGGAAACCTGGCTTTCATCCACATGGCACGTGAAAGTTCCTTTAGCGTGGCTGGAAGCATGTATTAATTGGATCCAGGAAGAAAATAGTGGTAGTAATTTAAGTCAAGCTCAGATTAACAAGCAGGTATTTGAGCAATGGCTTCTTACTGATCTGAGAGACTTGGAATATCCCATTTTGCCTAACTGCATCTTAGATACTCCCAAAGGAGAGTTATCAGGCTGCTTCTCCATACAGATTGATTCACTGGTGGATGTTAGCCAGCCAGCATATTCTCAGTTGCAGAAGCTAAGAGGGAAAAGCACTGTAAATGAAGAAGTGACAGCCAGTACTCAGACATTTCAGAAGCCCTGGGAAGCAAAGCCGACTCGAATGCTGATGCTGCAATTAACAGATGGCGTACATCAAATTCAGGGCATGGAGTATCAACCAGTGCCCGTTCTCTGCAGTAATCTTCCTCCTGGAACAAAAATCACTGTACAGGGCAATATTGCATATCGTCTTGGAGTTCTTCTGCTTaaaccagaaaatgtgaaactgTTGGGTGGTGAAGTTGATGCTCTTCTTGAAGATTATTGTCAGGAAAGAGTCCTTGCTAGATTAATTGGAGAAGCTGAAAACCCTAATTCTGTTGGACAAGCTGGACatgaacagattttttcaaGGCCTGTGGATGAGTTAGAACAAACTCTTGGCCCTTCAGATGAAGAGCTTTTAGCCAGCCTTgatgaaaataatgaatttacTTTAAACAAAATAACATCTTTAGAAAGTGGATACTGTAGTAGAAGCAACAATTTTAATACAGCCTCAGGTTCACTGAGTCCACACAATGGAAATGTTTTGCTACAAAAATCTGGAAGTCCTTTGCCTCACTCAGATGAACAAGTTTCACCTCCCATAGAATATGCTGATGGCTTTTTAAATGACTTTCCTTTAGAAGATGACTTTCTTCTGGAAGAAGAGATGCAAAGAGAGATGGAAGATGTGCCACCAGTGGAGATGAACAGAAACATCGATTTAATTACTGGCAGACTTCCACATACATCTAGAAACTCCTGCAATTCATCTTTAAATGGCACTGGTGAAGAAGACAATGTGAATGAAAGAGATAAGCCCAGGGAAGCTATCAGCAACGAAAAGAACATGAGAAGAACAATATTTGATGAAGATGGAAATAGCATTAGTAACTTTTTGCCGCACAAGGGCTTACATCAGACCTGCAGTTCATCAGCATTTTCTTTGGAAACTCCTCCTGAAGAGAGGCAGAATTATACAGACCTAGATGAGAGCAGATGTAAACACCAACACACTTCTGACAGCAGGGTATTAAATGATGATCctgtattttccttaaaaatggaTCCAGAAGGAGGTCAGCAAAGACCTGATTCACAGATGTTTCCTTGCAAGGCAGTAGAGACACGTTTAGATTTAGATTCTCCACCTTTCACATAtatttcccttctccttgcaaaaaaaccagaaactgtTAGACTTCTGAAAGTTAAATGTTTTATTGTCACTCTCACTGGAAACCTCACAAAAAGCAATGGGTCCTGGGGTATAAAGGCAAAAATTTCTGATGGCTCTGCTTATCTTGAAGTAGACTTTGCTAATGATATTCTGACAAGTTTCATTGGCTTTTCAGTGCCCGAGATTAATGAGTTGAAAAAGGATCCTGCTTTACGTCTAAAACTTAAGGATGGTTTAGAGAAATGTCAAAAGCAGCTGATAGATCTTTGTTGTTTGATGACCATTGAGTTTAATCCATTTCAGTCTAAAGCTACTGTATTAATTCTCCAGGATGCTGATGCTAGGCATCTAGAACAATTGAAGAAACGTTTGAATAAATAA